A genomic region of Desulfovibrio aminophilus contains the following coding sequences:
- the ispG gene encoding flavodoxin-dependent (E)-4-hydroxy-3-methylbut-2-enyl-diphosphate synthase: MQQTESPIIRHRTREVRVGSVGVGGDNPVRVQSMCNTDTRDVPCTTAQVRALAEAGCELVRLAVPDEAAAKALAAIRAQSPVPLIADIHFDHRLALAALDAGMDGLRINPGNIGGEAKVDAVVAAAKDHGASIRIGVNSGSVEKELLARFGGPTPEVMVESALKHVAMLERRDFDQIKISLKSSSVLGTVAAYRLLARKVDYPLHIGITEAGTLVRGAVKSSVGLGILLWEGLGDTLRVSLTHDPVAEPGVAWEILRSLGLRARGPEIVSCPTCGRTEIDLIGLAQEVEDRLRGVTEVFTVAVMGCPVNGPGEAREADIGIAGGKDLGIIFRKGEVLRKVRGNDRLLPEFMLEIEKFLKERREESPCD, encoded by the coding sequence GCAGCAGACGGAATCGCCGATCATCCGCCACCGCACCCGCGAGGTGCGCGTGGGCTCCGTGGGCGTGGGCGGGGACAACCCGGTGCGCGTGCAGAGCATGTGCAACACCGACACCCGCGACGTGCCTTGCACCACGGCCCAGGTGCGGGCGCTGGCCGAGGCGGGCTGCGAACTCGTGCGCCTGGCCGTGCCCGACGAGGCGGCCGCCAAGGCCCTGGCCGCCATCCGAGCGCAGTCGCCCGTGCCGCTCATCGCGGACATCCACTTCGACCACCGGCTGGCCCTGGCCGCCCTGGACGCGGGCATGGACGGCCTGCGCATCAACCCCGGCAACATCGGCGGCGAGGCCAAGGTGGACGCCGTGGTGGCCGCGGCCAAGGATCACGGCGCGTCCATCCGCATCGGGGTCAATTCCGGCTCGGTGGAAAAGGAGCTGCTGGCGCGTTTCGGCGGCCCCACGCCCGAGGTCATGGTCGAGAGCGCGCTCAAACATGTTGCCATGCTGGAGCGCCGCGACTTCGACCAGATCAAGATTTCGCTCAAGTCCTCATCGGTCCTGGGCACCGTGGCGGCCTACCGGCTCCTGGCCCGGAAGGTCGACTACCCCCTGCACATCGGGATCACCGAGGCCGGGACGCTCGTGCGCGGGGCCGTGAAGTCCTCGGTGGGCCTGGGCATCCTCCTCTGGGAGGGCCTGGGCGACACGCTGCGGGTGTCCCTGACCCACGACCCCGTGGCCGAGCCGGGCGTGGCCTGGGAGATTCTGCGTTCCCTGGGCCTGCGCGCCCGGGGCCCGGAGATCGTCTCCTGCCCCACTTGCGGCCGGACGGAGATCGACCTCATCGGCCTGGCCCAGGAGGTGGAGGACCGCCTGCGCGGGGTCACGGAGGTCTTCACCGTGGCGGTCATGGGCTGCCCGGTGAACGGTCCGGGCGAGGCCCGCGAGGCCGACATCGGCATCGCCGGGGGCAAGGACCTGGGCATCATCTTCCGCAAGGGCGAGGTGCTGCGCAAGGTGCGCGGCAACGATCGCCTCTTGCCCGAATTCATGCTGGAAATCGAAAAGTTCCTGAAGGAAAGGAGAGAAGAATCCCCATGCGACTGA